Within the Marinobacter sp. SS13-12 genome, the region CTGCCACCCGTGCCGGATTCGTACAACTGAAAGAGTCCATCGCCCACGTTCGTCAGTACAAAGACATTGTGCGTTTTCTGATTGCCCGAATGCTGTACACCGACGGCCTGGCCACCATCTTTACGTTCGGCGGTGTATACGCCGCCGGCACCTTCAATATGGGCGCCACGGAAGTGCTGCAGTTCGCCATTGCCCTGAACGTAACGGCCGGGCTGGGCGCCCTGGGTTTTGCCTGGATTGACGATGCTCTTGGTGGTCGCAACACCATCCTGCTATCGCTGGCAGGGCTGGGCACCAGTGCGCTGGGCATCCTGGTGGTAGACGGCACCACAGCCTTCTGGGTATGGGGCATGATCCTGGGCATTTTCGTGGGGCCACTGCAATCGGCCAGCCGCTCCCATCTGGCCCGCGTGGCCCCACCCCACCTGCAAACCCAGATGTTCGGCCTGTTCGCCTTTTCCGGCAAAGCCACCGCGTTTGCGGGCCCCTTGCTGGTAGGCTGGGTTACCGCGGTTACCGACAGCCAGCGCTGGGGTATGAGCACCATCCTGGTGTTCCTGGTCATTGGCTTCCTGTTGATGTTGAAGGTGCCTGTGACCGAAACCAGGAAACCCGAAAGCCCATCAGCGTGATTCCACTGTGATGGCTGCGGCATGCCGTCGGTGGCGCCGCCTGTTATAGTCTGGATACAGATACAGAGGGCGGACCGAGACATGTCACACAGTATGGGACTGACCGAGCGGGTGGAGCATATCCGCGAACTGGCACCCCGGGATGCCGCCGAGGAACTGGTCCGGCTGCCGGCAGACGATATCCAGTTTATTCTTTCGCGGTTGCCTGCGGAGCAGGCGCTGGTGATAGCCTCCCACCTGGGCGAAGTTGCCGCCCCGGACGACGCTGCCACCCGCGCGGTGCTCTCTGGCATGGAAGAAACCATTGGTGAGTTGATGACCCCACCAACGGCGACGCTGCCGGACAGCTATACCGTCGCCGAAGCGCTGACCTTCATGGTGAAAAGCGCCGACGTGTCCGAGATCAGCTATATATTCGTGACCAATGAGGATCGCCTTGTGGGTGTAGTGGGCATGCGCGACCTGATTCTCTCCAAGCCCTCCGAGTCCCTTGCCAGCATCATGGTGCCCGAGCCCTTCGCCTTCCAACAGGACACCCGCGTCGAGGACGCTGTCAGCGAGGTGCTTTACCGGCACTACCGCATGTACCCGGTGGTGGACGAACAACAGCACGTGGTCGGCGAAGTGCGAGGCTGGAAGCTGTATGAGCGCATCGCCACAGAATTGAGCGCCCAGGCCGGCTCCCAGTACGGTGTGGCAAAAGAGGAGCAGATCAACACACCGGTGCTCGCCGCCTTCCGCATGCGCCACCCCTGGCTGCAGGTGAATCTGATCACTGCCTTCGCCGCTGCCTTCGTGGTGGGCATGTTCGAGAGCACCATCGCCCAGATCGTCGCCCTGGCCGCCTTCCTGCCCGTACTTGCCGGGCAGAGCGGCAACACCGGCTGCCAGGCACTGGCGATCACCCTCCGCGGTATCACCCTGGGACAAATCAAGGACTATCCGATCAGCCAGCTGCTGCGCAAGGAAATCCTGCTGGGCGCGCTCAATGGCGCCGCCGTGGGCGTCATTGCCGGCATCGCCATGTTCGCCTACGCCGTGTCCACCGACTCCGCCAACCCGGCCATGCTCGGCCTGGTCATCTTCATCGCCATGGTCGGCGCCTGCATGGGTAGCGGCATTTTCGGCGTAGCGGTGCCCTTGCTGCTCAAACGCTTCGGCGCTGACCCGGCCACCGCCAGCAGTATCTTCCTGACCACGTTCACCGACATTATCGGCATGGGCCTGATGCTGTTCCTGGCCACCTCAATGGTGCTGTAGCGCCCGAAGGTCCTTGGAAGACTGCCTGATGTTGATGCGGGCATCGGGATTCCGCCTCTGGCTGGCGCGAACCCCTATGATGCTAAACTGGCGGGCAACCAACAGGATCCTCAATAACAGGGCAAGTCATTGACCAATATTAAACCAATCATCGACAGGGAGTGGCAGGCCCTCTGGCTGGCTATCGGATTTCTCACCCGCATTCCCATGATGGTACGTATCGACTACTCCCCGCGCCTGATGAATCAGTGCAGTGTCTATTTCCCACTCGTGGGGCTGTTACTGGGGACCATTTATGCCGCGCTGTATGTCGCCCTCGTGCAGATTTGGAGCCCACCGGTGTGTCTTGTGTTGGTTACGGGGTTTCACCTCTGGATTACCGGAGCCTTTCACGAAGACGGGCTGGCAGACAGTGTGGATGCGCTGGGCGGCGGGTATTCTGTGGAAGCCAGGCTGCGAATCATGAAGGACAGCCGTATCGGCACTTATGGCACGGTGGCACTGGTGATGGCGCTGGGGCTGAAGGTCGCTTTGCTGGCTGACGTACAGCCGGTCTGGCTCGGACTCCTTCTGGCCCCCATGGTGTCCCGCCTGGCTCCACTGCTGATCATGGGCTACCTGCCGTATGTGACCGACCCGGACAAGAGCAGGAGTAAGCCGGTGGCAGAGGATTTCTCGCGAACCCGGCTGGCCATTGCCGCGGGTTTCACAGCCCTGGCACTCCTGTTTCTGACCGGTTTCCAGCCTGGGGTTTGGCTGTGGAGTCTGGCGGCTACACTGGGCGTCACCACGGTATGGGGACTTTATATTCGCCAGCAACTCGGCGGCTACACCGGGGACACTCTGGGTGCCAGTGTGGTGTTCGCCGAACTGGTGCTGTTACTGGGCCTGGCTGGCGGTTAGTGCACTGGCTTGAAAAACTGGTAGCTGTTTCTGCCGTTGCCCTTGGTGGTGTACATGGCGGTGTCGGCGTTATGCATCAGGGTTTGCGCATCCGTCCCGTTTTCCGGGTAGACGCTGATACCAATGCTCAGGTTCACCTGGAGCTCGTGGCCATCAATAATCCGTGGCATGGCAAATTGCGCCAGCAATTTTTCGGCAACATGGATAGCATCCTGCCGTTCTTTGATTTCGCTCAAAAGGATAACGAACTCGTCGCCGCCATGACGGCTCACGGTGTCAGTACCACGCACACAAGCCTCGACCTCCAGGGCCACTTCCTGCAATAAATGATCACCTACCCCATGGCCGTAGGAATCATTGATCTGCTTGAAGTAATCCAGGTCCAGGAACAGCAGGGCAAGTTGCTTGCGGTGTCGATCAGCCATGCCGATGGCCTGGGTAAGCCGCTCCGTAAGCAGCATCCGGTTGGGCAGACCGGTGAGGAAGTCGTGCTGGGCAAGATGGTTCATTTTCTCCATCGCGGCGCCGGACTGGCGGGCGTCGTGGAACACAATGACGGCACCGGCTATCTCGCCAAAACGGTTGCGGATGGGAGACGCAGAGTCCTCTATCGCCATGTCGGAACCGTCGCGCCGGACCAGCACGCTGCCCAGGGCCAGTTCAACCGTCCGACCTTCATTAATTGCCCGCTGTGCCGGGCTCTTCGCCCGCTCACGGGTAACACCGTCGAAAATGAAAAAGATCTGCTCGACTGGTCGCCCAAGTGCTTCTTCACGAGACCAGCCTGTCAGCTTTTCTGCCCCCCTGTTGAGATAAATCAGATCCCCCTTGGGGTCAACAACCAATACGCCATCACCGATGGCGTCAAGCGTGATCTTTGCCATATCTTCGAACGAGAAATCACCAAAGGTAATGGCACCATCAGTGGATAGAATAGTCCTGGCCATATGTTTCTAGGTGCCCCCTTGAACTGCTAGCAGTCCAAAATAGGCTGGCAGCCTCATCCGGTCTGTACGGAAACGCACAGAAGCTCAGCGACAACAGCAACTAACCCAAGCAGACCGAGCCAGAGCCATACTCCCCGGCGCACCAGCCCGATGGCTTCATCGACCGTACCTGCCGTGGCTACCGGGCCCATTCCAAGCACCGGTCGTTGCCGGATACCGGACTGATAGGGGGCGGGGCCGCCGAGTGATATTCCCAAAGCGCCTGCGCCCGCTGCCATCACCGGGCCGGCATTCGGGCTGTCCCACCGCGGCGTCTGGGTTCGCCAGCAACGCCAGGCCAGGCGTGTGTTGCCCAGTATGGCATAGGTAAGCGCAGTCAGCCGGGCAGGCAGCCAGTTCATGACATCGTCCATCCTGGCGGC harbors:
- a CDS encoding magnesium transporter, with amino-acid sequence MSHSMGLTERVEHIRELAPRDAAEELVRLPADDIQFILSRLPAEQALVIASHLGEVAAPDDAATRAVLSGMEETIGELMTPPTATLPDSYTVAEALTFMVKSADVSEISYIFVTNEDRLVGVVGMRDLILSKPSESLASIMVPEPFAFQQDTRVEDAVSEVLYRHYRMYPVVDEQQHVVGEVRGWKLYERIATELSAQAGSQYGVAKEEQINTPVLAAFRMRHPWLQVNLITAFAAAFVVGMFESTIAQIVALAAFLPVLAGQSGNTGCQALAITLRGITLGQIKDYPISQLLRKEILLGALNGAAVGVIAGIAMFAYAVSTDSANPAMLGLVIFIAMVGACMGSGIFGVAVPLLLKRFGADPATASSIFLTTFTDIIGMGLMLFLATSMVL
- the cobS gene encoding adenosylcobinamide-GDP ribazoletransferase, translated to MTNIKPIIDREWQALWLAIGFLTRIPMMVRIDYSPRLMNQCSVYFPLVGLLLGTIYAALYVALVQIWSPPVCLVLVTGFHLWITGAFHEDGLADSVDALGGGYSVEARLRIMKDSRIGTYGTVALVMALGLKVALLADVQPVWLGLLLAPMVSRLAPLLIMGYLPYVTDPDKSRSKPVAEDFSRTRLAIAAGFTALALLFLTGFQPGVWLWSLAATLGVTTVWGLYIRQQLGGYTGDTLGASVVFAELVLLLGLAGG
- a CDS encoding diguanylate cyclase produces the protein MARTILSTDGAITFGDFSFEDMAKITLDAIGDGVLVVDPKGDLIYLNRGAEKLTGWSREEALGRPVEQIFFIFDGVTRERAKSPAQRAINEGRTVELALGSVLVRRDGSDMAIEDSASPIRNRFGEIAGAVIVFHDARQSGAAMEKMNHLAQHDFLTGLPNRMLLTERLTQAIGMADRHRKQLALLFLDLDYFKQINDSYGHGVGDHLLQEVALEVEACVRGTDTVSRHGGDEFVILLSEIKERQDAIHVAEKLLAQFAMPRIIDGHELQVNLSIGISVYPENGTDAQTLMHNADTAMYTTKGNGRNSYQFFKPVH